From Streptomyces sp. NBC_00690, a single genomic window includes:
- a CDS encoding NADH-quinone oxidoreductase subunit A produces MTEPTVTTLAASYYESYTVVGLLALVGVLFVAVAFGAGRLLRPVVPTPEKLMTYECGVDPVGEGWAHTQVRYYVYAFLYVIFAVDSIFLFPWATIFAAPGYGATTLVEMFIFLGFLAVGLLYAWKKGVLTWT; encoded by the coding sequence GTGACGGAACCGACCGTGACCACGCTCGCAGCCAGTTACTACGAGAGCTACACGGTCGTCGGGCTGCTCGCCCTCGTCGGCGTGCTGTTCGTCGCGGTGGCCTTCGGCGCCGGACGGCTGCTGCGGCCGGTCGTGCCCACCCCCGAGAAACTCATGACATACGAGTGCGGCGTCGACCCCGTCGGCGAAGGTTGGGCGCACACCCAGGTCCGCTACTACGTCTATGCGTTCCTGTACGTCATCTTCGCCGTCGACTCGATCTTCCTCTTCCCCTGGGCCACGATCTTCGCCGCCCCGGGGTACGGCGCGACGACGCTCGTGGAGATGTTCATCTTCCTCGGCTTCCTGGCCGTGGGACTGCTCTACGCATGGAAGAAGGGCGTCCTGACATGGACGTGA
- a CDS encoding complex I subunit 1/NuoH family protein, with product MNDALDVAIRLLIVFAVFMVFPLVIGQTEHKVMAHMQGRLGPMYAGGFHGWAQLVADGVKFVQKEDIVPAGADRRIFQFAPAVALLPYLLVLLAIPIGPGEGAVGQVIDAGIFFVMAVMGVGVLGSLMAGWASANKFSLLGGLRTAAQLLAYELPMLLTAASVAMAAGTVSLTGILDAFEWWWLPWQIVGAIVFFVAGLAELQRPPFDMPVADSEIIFGAYTEYTGLRFALFLLAEYAGIVVLCGLTTVLFLGGWHGPMGADGLGWVWTLLKTAVLAFIVIWLRVSYPRMREDQLQRLAWTTLVPLALAQIALTGIVKVVI from the coding sequence GTGAACGACGCTCTCGACGTCGCCATCCGACTGCTCATCGTCTTCGCCGTGTTCATGGTCTTCCCGCTCGTCATCGGGCAGACCGAACACAAGGTGATGGCGCACATGCAGGGCCGCCTCGGTCCGATGTACGCGGGTGGTTTCCACGGCTGGGCCCAGCTCGTCGCGGACGGGGTGAAGTTCGTCCAGAAGGAAGACATCGTTCCGGCCGGTGCCGATCGACGGATCTTCCAGTTCGCCCCCGCCGTCGCCCTGCTGCCGTACCTCCTCGTCCTGCTGGCCATCCCGATCGGCCCGGGCGAGGGCGCCGTCGGCCAGGTCATCGACGCGGGCATCTTCTTCGTCATGGCGGTCATGGGCGTCGGAGTCCTCGGCTCCCTGATGGCCGGCTGGGCTTCGGCCAACAAGTTCTCCCTGCTCGGCGGATTGCGTACGGCGGCACAGCTCCTGGCCTACGAACTGCCGATGCTGCTGACCGCCGCCTCTGTCGCCATGGCCGCGGGCACCGTCTCGCTGACCGGCATCCTCGATGCCTTCGAGTGGTGGTGGCTGCCCTGGCAGATCGTGGGCGCCATCGTCTTCTTCGTCGCGGGGCTCGCCGAACTGCAACGGCCGCCCTTCGACATGCCCGTCGCCGACTCGGAGATCATCTTCGGCGCCTACACCGAGTACACCGGTCTGCGTTTCGCGCTCTTCCTGCTGGCCGAGTACGCGGGCATCGTCGTCCTCTGCGGTCTGACCACGGTCCTCTTCCTCGGCGGCTGGCACGGCCCGATGGGGGCGGACGGACTCGGCTGGGTCTGGACCCTGCTCAAGACCGCCGTCCTCGCATTCATCGTCATCTGGCTGAGGGTGAGCTATCCCCGGATGCGGGAGGACCAGCTCCAGCGGCTCGCCTGGACCACCCTCGTCCCGCTCGCCCTCGCCCAGATCGCTCTCACCGGCATCGTGAAGGTGGTGATCTAG
- a CDS encoding NADH-quinone oxidoreductase subunit C codes for MTGYDRLPDGVAELFGPDATAESAYELLTVDVPPASWIAALEIARDQLGCSYFDWLSAVDEPGTGFRICAHVVALGGPPPAADESGAEAQAPPAHGSPGGIQVRRLMLRTTVPHDAPVLPTAREVYAGADWHERETHEMFGVEFTDHPHLVPLLLPEGFEGHPLRKDFVLAARVAKAWPGAKEPGESEHGGPKRRQMLPPGVPDPNEWGPLKGQLPPAPARPARAPRAAGAAAGERPARRARTVGEGSTSQAAGAEGTAAPARRSRSVGEGSASQAAQRPDAASDASRTRPAGEAAAGAARSAPAGEAAAGAGRSAPAAPPTGAPASDGPATGAPASDGRAAGARGADGPAPSAGTAEAAAGSAPEPGSTPAARSADAPWHHARPAFDSSQATENTDATDATETTAPSAGDAGAIGTVAAQGASATGSADGAQGADPAPGTDEAATKSGPPQEGTDPDSATGSKAGPAEKPGQDDEPGPQQPDDTTDPGGDPE; via the coding sequence GTGACCGGGTACGACCGCCTCCCGGACGGTGTCGCGGAACTCTTCGGCCCGGACGCCACCGCTGAATCCGCCTACGAACTCCTGACCGTCGACGTACCCCCGGCCTCATGGATCGCGGCCCTGGAGATCGCCCGCGACCAACTCGGCTGCAGCTACTTCGACTGGTTGAGCGCGGTGGACGAACCCGGCACCGGCTTCCGCATCTGCGCACATGTGGTGGCGCTCGGCGGCCCGCCGCCGGCGGCGGACGAATCCGGGGCCGAGGCGCAGGCTCCGCCCGCGCATGGATCCCCGGGTGGGATCCAGGTGCGCAGGCTGATGCTCCGCACGACCGTTCCGCACGACGCACCCGTCCTTCCCACCGCCCGCGAGGTGTACGCGGGGGCGGACTGGCACGAGCGCGAGACCCACGAGATGTTCGGCGTGGAGTTCACCGACCACCCTCACCTGGTGCCGTTGTTGCTGCCCGAGGGGTTCGAAGGCCATCCGCTGCGCAAGGACTTCGTCCTCGCCGCCCGGGTCGCCAAGGCATGGCCCGGGGCGAAGGAACCTGGCGAGTCCGAGCACGGGGGGCCCAAGCGGCGGCAGATGCTTCCGCCCGGCGTGCCCGACCCCAACGAGTGGGGCCCGCTCAAGGGCCAGCTGCCTCCCGCACCGGCCCGGCCGGCGCGGGCGCCACGAGCTGCGGGCGCCGCGGCCGGGGAACGCCCGGCCCGTCGCGCTCGCACGGTGGGGGAGGGTTCGACGAGCCAAGCGGCCGGCGCGGAGGGCACGGCAGCTCCGGCCCGACGCTCCAGGAGCGTCGGCGAGGGGTCTGCGAGCCAGGCCGCGCAACGGCCCGACGCGGCATCCGACGCGAGCCGGACCAGGCCAGCGGGGGAAGCGGCAGCTGGCGCTGCTAGGTCGGCGCCAGCAGGGGAAGCGGCAGCCGGCGCGGGTAGGTCCGCGCCCGCAGCACCGCCCACCGGTGCGCCCGCCTCCGATGGACCCGCCACTGGTGCGCCCGCTTCCGATGGACGTGCCGCTGGTGCGCGAGGCGCCGATGGACCCGCGCCGTCGGCCGGTACCGCCGAGGCTGCGGCAGGGTCCGCTCCGGAGCCGGGGAGCACCCCGGCTGCTCGAAGCGCGGACGCACCCTGGCACCACGCCCGTCCGGCGTTCGACTCTTCCCAGGCCACCGAGAACACGGACGCGACGGACGCGACGGAGACGACCGCCCCGTCTGCTGGGGATGCCGGGGCTATCGGGACCGTCGCGGCACAAGGCGCCAGCGCGACCGGCTCGGCTGACGGGGCCCAAGGCGCCGACCCAGCGCCGGGTACGGACGAGGCCGCCACGAAGTCCGGCCCACCGCAGGAAGGGACCGACCCGGACAGCGCCACCGGAAGCAAAGCGGGCCCGGCCGAGAAACCCGGCCAGGACGACGAGCCCGGCCCTCAGCAGCCAGATGACACCACAGATCCCGGAGGCGACCCCGAGTGA
- a CDS encoding 2-oxoacid:acceptor oxidoreductase subunit alpha yields the protein MTSQVSSPAEHADEADNTAEALVGGQRSSAAPTGEVTKEVRRLDRVVIRFAGDSGDGMQLTGDRFTSETASLGNDLSTLPNFPAEIRAPAGTLPGVSSFQLHFADHDILTPGDAPNVLVAMNPAALKANLADVPLGGEIIVNTDEFAKRAMAKVGYATSPLDDGTLEGYRVHPVPLTSLTIEALKDFGLSRKEAERSKNMFALGLLSWMYHRPTEGTEAFLRSKFAKKPQIAEANIAAFRAGWNFGETTEDFAVSYEIAPATSAFTPGTYRNMSGNLALSLGLIAASQQADLPLYLGSYPITPASDILHELSKHKNFGVRTFQAEDEIAGIGAALGAAFGGQLAVTTTSGPGVALKSETIGLAVSLELPLLIVDIQRGGPSTGLPTKTEQADLLQAMYGRNGEAPVPIVAPKTPGDCFNAALDAARIALTYRTPVFLLSDGYLANGSEPWRIPDLTELPDLKVQFTTTTNHTLADGTEVFWPYKRDPQTLARPWAVPGTPGLEHRIGGIEKQDGTGNISYDPANHEHMVRTRQAKIDHITVPDLTVDDPHNARTLVLGWGSTYGPITAAVRRLRADGHPIAQAHLTHLNPFPTNLKTILNHYQHTVIPEMNLGQLATLIRARYLTPAHSHTQVNGMPFKAEQLAAALKEHIHD from the coding sequence GTGACCAGCCAGGTCAGTAGCCCAGCCGAGCACGCCGACGAGGCCGATAACACGGCCGAGGCGCTCGTGGGCGGACAACGCTCGTCCGCAGCCCCCACCGGAGAGGTCACCAAGGAGGTTCGCCGGTTGGATCGGGTGGTGATCCGGTTTGCTGGTGACTCGGGTGATGGGATGCAGCTTACGGGTGACCGGTTTACGTCGGAGACGGCGTCGTTGGGGAATGATCTTTCGACGTTGCCGAACTTCCCGGCGGAGATCAGGGCGCCTGCCGGGACTTTGCCGGGGGTGTCATCGTTCCAGTTGCATTTTGCGGATCATGACATTTTGACGCCGGGTGATGCGCCGAATGTGTTGGTGGCGATGAATCCTGCTGCGTTGAAGGCGAACCTGGCGGATGTGCCGCTCGGTGGCGAGATCATCGTGAACACCGATGAGTTCGCGAAGCGGGCGATGGCGAAGGTCGGCTATGCCACCTCACCGTTGGACGACGGCACCCTGGAGGGTTACCGGGTTCATCCGGTGCCGTTGACGAGTCTGACCATCGAGGCGTTGAAAGACTTCGGACTGTCCCGTAAGGAAGCGGAACGGTCGAAGAACATGTTCGCGCTCGGGTTGCTGTCGTGGATGTATCACCGGCCGACCGAGGGCACGGAAGCATTCCTGCGGTCGAAGTTCGCGAAGAAGCCACAGATCGCGGAGGCGAACATCGCCGCGTTCAGAGCGGGCTGGAACTTCGGCGAGACAACGGAAGACTTCGCGGTCTCCTACGAGATCGCCCCGGCGACCTCGGCGTTCACCCCGGGCACCTACCGCAACATGTCCGGGAACCTGGCCCTGTCACTGGGCTTGATCGCCGCCTCCCAGCAGGCAGACCTGCCCCTGTATCTGGGCTCGTATCCGATCACCCCAGCGTCGGACATTTTGCATGAACTGTCCAAGCACAAAAACTTCGGGGTCCGCACCTTCCAGGCGGAAGACGAGATCGCGGGGATCGGCGCAGCGTTGGGAGCGGCGTTCGGTGGCCAGTTGGCGGTGACCACCACCTCTGGACCGGGTGTCGCGTTGAAGTCGGAGACCATCGGGCTGGCCGTGTCGTTGGAGCTGCCCTTGTTGATCGTGGACATCCAACGCGGTGGGCCGTCCACCGGGCTGCCCACCAAAACCGAGCAGGCCGACCTGTTGCAGGCCATGTATGGGCGCAACGGCGAAGCACCGGTACCCATCGTGGCGCCGAAAACCCCCGGCGACTGCTTCAACGCAGCCCTGGACGCAGCCCGTATCGCCCTCACCTACCGCACCCCCGTCTTCCTCCTCTCCGACGGCTACCTCGCCAACGGCTCCGAACCCTGGCGCATCCCCGACCTCACCGAACTCCCCGACCTCAAAGTTCAATTCACCACCACCACGAACCACACCCTCGCCGACGGCACCGAAGTGTTCTGGCCCTACAAACGCGACCCGCAGACCCTCGCCCGCCCCTGGGCCGTCCCCGGCACCCCCGGACTCGAACACCGCATCGGCGGCATCGAAAAACAAGACGGCACCGGCAACATCTCCTACGACCCCGCCAACCACGAACACATGGTCCGCACCCGCCAAGCCAAAATCGACCACATCACCGTCCCCGACCTCACCGTCGACGACCCCCACAACGCCCGCACCCTCGTCCTGGGCTGGGGCTCCACCTACGGACCCATCACCGCAGCCGTCCGCCGCCTCCGCGCCGACGGCCACCCCATCGCCCAAGCACACCTCACCCACCTCAACCCCTTCCCCACCAACCTCAAAACCATCCTCAACCACTACCAACACACCGTCATCCCCGAAATGAACCTCGGCCAACTCGCCACCCTCATCCGCGCCCGCTACCTCACCCCCGCCCACTCCCACACCCAGGTCAACGGAATGCCATTCAAGGCCGAACAGCTCGCCGCGGCCCTCAAGGAGCACATCCATGACTGA
- a CDS encoding sensor histidine kinase translates to MATDFRPERRDRHEHDRNSIVPSALRAPFERRTWREYGYHLLSLPISALLFAFAITTLSLGAGLLVTFIGIPVLAAALAGCRGFGALERSRARALLHHDVAAPEPLRPRSNGMLAWVGAVLKSGTSWRNLLYAVLHFPWALISFVVLTTFWITGWTLLLYPLWQWTLPTFGDQPGIQLYGDGSGSEERSLFLDTPLEIAMASGTGLAVVLVSAWMIRGFSYVDRVMVSGLLGPSSLATRVVELESDRGVVVDTAAADLRRIERDLHDGAQARLVALAMDLGLAKEKLLEDPDAAAAMVDEAHGEVKIALQELRDLARGIHPAVLTDRGLDAALSSVASRCTVPVAVDVDLAERPAAAIEGIAYFTVSELLQNISKHAQASRASVDVWQSQGRLMLQVSDDGRGGANASTGSGLAGLAERLDAVDGILAVDSPVGGPTRVTAELPWRR, encoded by the coding sequence ATGGCCACCGACTTCCGACCGGAACGACGGGACCGGCACGAGCACGACCGGAACTCCATCGTCCCCTCGGCCCTGCGGGCCCCGTTCGAGCGCCGCACCTGGCGCGAGTACGGCTACCACCTGCTGAGCCTGCCGATCAGTGCCCTCCTCTTCGCCTTCGCGATCACCACCCTCTCGCTGGGCGCGGGACTGCTGGTGACGTTCATCGGGATTCCGGTGCTGGCCGCCGCGCTGGCCGGCTGCCGCGGCTTCGGAGCGCTGGAGCGCAGCCGGGCCCGGGCACTGCTGCACCATGACGTGGCCGCCCCCGAACCGCTGCGCCCCCGGTCCAACGGAATGCTGGCCTGGGTCGGCGCGGTCCTCAAGAGCGGCACGTCCTGGCGGAACCTGCTCTACGCGGTGCTGCACTTCCCGTGGGCCCTGATCTCGTTCGTCGTGCTCACCACGTTCTGGATCACCGGCTGGACACTGCTGCTGTACCCGCTGTGGCAGTGGACCCTGCCCACATTCGGGGACCAGCCCGGAATCCAGCTCTACGGTGACGGTTCCGGCTCCGAGGAGCGGAGTCTGTTCCTCGATACTCCGCTGGAGATCGCGATGGCCTCGGGGACAGGGCTTGCGGTCGTCCTGGTCTCGGCATGGATGATCCGCGGCTTCTCCTATGTGGACCGGGTGATGGTCAGCGGATTGCTGGGCCCCTCCTCGCTGGCGACCAGGGTGGTGGAGTTGGAGTCGGACCGGGGGGTGGTCGTGGACACCGCCGCAGCCGATCTCCGACGCATCGAACGCGATCTCCACGACGGCGCCCAAGCCCGCCTCGTCGCCCTCGCCATGGACCTCGGACTCGCCAAGGAAAAACTCCTCGAAGACCCCGACGCAGCCGCCGCCATGGTCGACGAAGCCCACGGCGAAGTGAAAATCGCCCTCCAAGAACTCCGCGACCTCGCCCGAGGCATCCACCCCGCCGTCCTCACCGACCGCGGACTCGACGCCGCACTCTCCTCCGTCGCCTCCCGCTGCACGGTGCCCGTGGCCGTGGATGTGGATCTTGCGGAGCGCCCCGCGGCTGCCATTGAGGGCATCGCCTACTTCACGGTCTCCGAACTCCTCCAGAACATCAGCAAGCACGCCCAGGCCAGTCGGGCCTCGGTGGACGTCTGGCAGTCGCAGGGGCGGCTCATGCTCCAGGTCAGCGACGACGGCCGGGGTGGTGCGAATGCCTCCACGGGCAGCGGCCTGGCCGGGCTGGCCGAACGGCTGGACGCCGTCGACGGCATCCTGGCCGTCGACTCCCCCGTGGGCGGGCCGACCAGGGTGACGGCAGAGCTGCCCTGGCGCCGCTGA
- a CDS encoding sensor histidine kinase, producing MTVSSTASSIAPPTQTDDQLPPVGFAFPLHTWKEIAYLLLNLPAALIGFVYVSFTIFVGAGLSVTVVGLPFLAFALAGARLIGKFERARARMFLGVQVEEPSSLNGAHRGEGMLAWLWISLKDPVAWRTVLFSAIRLPWSVITFTIALVGLFVLWPVLPYMARGLTLADRAVVRGLLSPSDELERRIAELESDRGVVVDTAAADLRRIERDLHDGAQARLVALAMDLGLAKEKLLEDPDAAAAMVDEAHGEVKIALQELRDLARGIHPAVLTDRGLDAALSSVASRCTAPVKVSVELVERPAPAIEGIAYFTVSELLQNISKHAQARQAAVDVWQSADRLLIQVSDDGRGGARLDGGTGLAGLAERLNAVDGLFIVDSPAGGGTNVTVEIPWRVRTTPQR from the coding sequence ATGACCGTGAGCAGCACCGCTTCCTCCATCGCCCCGCCCACGCAGACCGACGATCAGTTGCCGCCCGTGGGCTTCGCCTTCCCCCTCCACACGTGGAAGGAGATCGCCTATCTCCTGCTCAACCTACCGGCGGCGCTCATCGGATTTGTTTATGTGTCGTTCACAATCTTTGTGGGTGCGGGATTGTCGGTGACGGTGGTCGGGCTGCCGTTCCTCGCCTTCGCGCTGGCCGGGGCCCGGCTGATCGGCAAGTTCGAGCGAGCGCGGGCCCGGATGTTCCTCGGGGTGCAGGTGGAGGAGCCAAGTTCGTTGAACGGGGCGCACCGCGGGGAGGGGATGTTGGCGTGGCTGTGGATCAGTTTGAAGGACCCGGTCGCCTGGCGGACGGTGCTGTTCTCCGCCATCCGGCTGCCCTGGAGCGTGATCACCTTCACGATCGCCCTCGTCGGTCTCTTCGTCCTCTGGCCGGTGCTGCCCTACATGGCGCGGGGGCTGACCCTCGCCGACCGGGCCGTGGTCCGCGGCCTGTTGTCGCCGTCCGATGAGCTGGAGCGTCGGATCGCGGAGTTGGAGTCGGACCGGGGGGTGGTCGTGGACACCGCCGCAGCCGATCTCCGACGCATCGAACGCGATCTCCACGACGGCGCCCAAGCCCGCCTCGTCGCCCTCGCCATGGACCTCGGACTCGCCAAGGAAAAACTCCTCGAAGACCCCGACGCAGCCGCCGCCATGGTCGACGAAGCCCACGGCGAAGTGAAAATCGCCCTCCAAGAACTCCGCGACCTCGCCCGAGGCATCCACCCCGCCGTCCTCACCGACCGCGGACTCGACGCCGCACTCTCCTCCGTCGCCTCCCGCTGCACGGCCCCGGTGAAGGTGTCCGTGGAACTCGTCGAACGACCCGCGCCGGCGATCGAGGGCATCGCCTACTTCACCGTCTCCGAACTCCTCCAGAACATCAGCAAGCACGCCCAGGCCCGCCAAGCGGCGGTGGACGTCTGGCAGTCGGCCGACCGACTGCTGATCCAGGTCAGCGACGACGGCCGGGGCGGTGCCCGCCTGGACGGCGGTACGGGGTTGGCCGGGCTGGCGGAACGGCTGAACGCGGTGGACGGATTGTTCATCGTGGACTCCCCGGCTGGTGGGGGGACGAACGTGACGGTGGAGATCCCCTGGCGCGTCCGTACGACACCGCAGCGATGA
- a CDS encoding 2-oxoacid:ferredoxin oxidoreductase subunit beta yields the protein MTDTTTRSEPTLLTLVPKTTTPQTMKDFKSDQEVRWCPGCGDYAILAAVQSFMPSLGLAKENIVFVSGIGCSSRFPYYMNTYGMHSIHGRAPAIATGLATSRQDLSVWVVTGDGDALSIGGNHLIHALRRNVNLKILLFNNRIYGLTKGQYSPTSETGKITKSTPMGSLDAPFNPVSLALGAEATFVARTIDSDRKHLTEVLRQAAEHPGTALVEIYQNCNIFNDGAFEALKDKDQAQTALIRLEHNQPIRFGIDNNQGITRNPTTGDLDIVTITPENEPHILTHDAHNPNPTTAFALSRLAHPDTLHHTPIGVFRSTQRPVYDTLMNNQLDTATEQLGKGDLGSLLAGKDTWTVVG from the coding sequence ATGACTGACACCACCACCCGCAGCGAGCCCACCCTCCTGACCCTGGTCCCCAAAACCACCACCCCCCAGACCATGAAGGACTTCAAGTCCGACCAAGAAGTCCGCTGGTGCCCCGGCTGCGGCGACTACGCCATCCTCGCCGCCGTCCAAAGCTTCATGCCCTCCCTCGGTCTCGCCAAAGAAAACATCGTCTTCGTCTCCGGCATCGGCTGCTCCTCCCGCTTCCCCTACTACATGAACACCTACGGCATGCACTCCATCCACGGACGTGCCCCCGCCATCGCCACCGGACTCGCCACCTCCCGCCAAGACCTCTCCGTCTGGGTCGTCACCGGCGACGGCGACGCCCTCTCCATCGGCGGCAACCACCTCATCCACGCCCTACGCCGCAACGTCAACCTCAAAATCCTTCTCTTCAACAACCGCATCTACGGCCTCACCAAAGGCCAATACAGCCCCACCAGCGAAACCGGGAAGATCACCAAGTCCACCCCCATGGGCTCCCTCGATGCCCCCTTCAACCCCGTCTCCCTCGCCCTGGGAGCCGAAGCCACCTTCGTCGCCCGCACCATCGACTCCGACCGCAAACACCTCACCGAAGTCCTCCGCCAAGCAGCCGAACACCCCGGCACCGCACTCGTCGAGATCTACCAAAACTGCAACATCTTCAACGACGGCGCCTTCGAAGCCCTCAAAGACAAAGACCAAGCCCAAACCGCCCTCATCCGCCTCGAACACAACCAACCCATCCGCTTCGGCATCGACAACAACCAAGGCATCACCCGCAACCCCACCACCGGCGACCTCGACATCGTCACCATCACCCCCGAAAACGAACCCCACATCCTCACCCACGACGCCCACAACCCCAACCCCACCACCGCCTTCGCCCTCTCCCGCCTCGCCCACCCCGACACCCTCCACCACACACCCATCGGCGTCTTCCGCAGCACCCAACGCCCCGTC
- a CDS encoding NADH-quinone oxidoreductase subunit B, which translates to MDVIPESLPEPRRLGILSRLAPEPMKVVLNWGRRYSLWVFNFGLACCAIEFIAASMARHDFIRLGVIPFAPGPRQADLMIVSGTVTDKMAPAVKRLYEQMPEPKYVISFGACSNCGGPYWDSYSVTKGVDQIIPVDVYVPGCPPRPEALLQGILKLQEKIARESLGERYGTGSGAQASTAALRSGLVSAPPVPAAGTETDTDTGTAGTAGTETPDTTGTTGTDGATGSTGGAR; encoded by the coding sequence ATGGACGTGATCCCGGAGTCGCTTCCCGAGCCGCGCCGGCTCGGCATCCTCTCCCGGCTGGCTCCCGAGCCCATGAAGGTCGTCCTCAACTGGGGGCGCCGCTACAGCCTCTGGGTCTTCAACTTCGGGCTCGCCTGCTGCGCCATCGAGTTCATCGCGGCTTCGATGGCCCGCCACGACTTCATCCGGCTCGGGGTCATCCCGTTCGCGCCGGGTCCGCGCCAGGCGGATCTGATGATCGTCTCCGGCACGGTCACGGACAAGATGGCACCCGCGGTCAAGCGGCTCTACGAGCAGATGCCCGAACCCAAGTACGTCATCTCCTTCGGCGCCTGCTCCAACTGCGGCGGGCCCTACTGGGACTCGTACTCGGTGACCAAGGGCGTCGACCAGATCATCCCGGTCGACGTCTATGTGCCCGGCTGCCCGCCGCGGCCGGAAGCGCTGCTCCAGGGCATCCTCAAACTTCAGGAGAAGATCGCCCGGGAGTCGCTGGGCGAGCGCTACGGCACGGGGTCGGGCGCTCAGGCTTCGACCGCCGCACTGCGCAGCGGGCTCGTGTCCGCGCCCCCGGTGCCCGCAGCCGGCACCGAGACTGACACTGACACCGGCACGGCTGGTACGGCCGGAACCGAGACTCCCGACACCACGGGTACGACCGGAACGGACGGGGCCACGGGCTCGACCGGGGGTGCCCGGTGA
- a CDS encoding response regulator transcription factor, with protein MRVVIAEDSVLLREGLTRLLTDRGHDVVAGVGDGEALVKTIGELAAQNALPDVVVADVRMPPTHTDEGVRAAVRLRKVHPDLGVLVLSQYVEEQYATELLAGSSRGVGYLLKDRVAEVREFVDAVVRVARGGTALDPEVVAQLLGRSRKQDVLANLTPREREVLSLMAEGRTNSAVARQLVVSDGAVEKHVSNIFLKLGLSPSDGDHRRVLAVLTYLRS; from the coding sequence GTGCGTGTCGTCATCGCCGAGGACTCGGTGCTGTTGCGCGAGGGGCTCACCCGGCTGCTGACCGACCGCGGGCACGATGTGGTCGCCGGGGTCGGTGACGGGGAGGCGCTGGTCAAGACGATCGGCGAGCTGGCCGCACAGAACGCACTGCCCGATGTGGTGGTCGCCGACGTCCGGATGCCGCCGACGCACACGGACGAGGGCGTACGGGCCGCGGTGCGGCTGCGCAAGGTCCATCCCGATCTCGGGGTGCTGGTGCTGTCCCAGTATGTGGAGGAGCAGTACGCCACCGAGTTGCTGGCGGGCAGCAGCCGCGGGGTGGGCTACCTCCTCAAGGACCGGGTGGCCGAGGTCCGGGAGTTCGTGGACGCCGTGGTGCGGGTGGCGCGCGGTGGTACCGCCCTCGACCCGGAGGTCGTCGCCCAGCTGCTGGGCCGCAGCCGCAAGCAGGACGTACTGGCCAACCTCACCCCGCGTGAGCGGGAGGTCCTCAGTCTGATGGCCGAGGGGCGGACGAACTCGGCGGTCGCCCGTCAGCTCGTGGTGAGCGACGGGGCCGTCGAGAAGCACGTCAGCAACATCTTCCTGAAGCTGGGGCTCTCGCCGAGTGACGGGGATCACCGACGGGTGCTGGCGGTCCTGACCTATCTGAGGTCCTAG
- a CDS encoding NADH-quinone oxidoreductase subunit J has product MMLTTTTATAKALTAAQAAEAQGFLSPTGVEIAFLLVGLVTLGAAVMTVTTKQLVHAALWLVVTLGGLAVEYLLLTAEFIAWVQVLIYLGSVVVLLLFGLMLTKAPIGRSPDADSGNRLVALGVALTAAVALVWVVVDAFRATWIDLDGPPQGTTAVTGSILFRHWVLPFEALSVLLLAALIGAIVLSRKRDQEPTPKSPARPRTGPAGNPARSAGRAKAATPNTGSNASGAPGTTTAADRPAGPVSAAQSATAPGPSVDAAGQGTAANPDAGPASRTTGTPAQPDSAPAKAPEGES; this is encoded by the coding sequence ATGATGCTCACCACCACCACGGCGACAGCTAAGGCCCTGACAGCGGCCCAGGCGGCCGAGGCCCAAGGCTTCCTGTCCCCGACCGGTGTGGAGATCGCCTTCCTCCTCGTCGGACTGGTCACGCTCGGCGCGGCCGTCATGACCGTCACCACGAAGCAACTGGTGCACGCCGCTCTGTGGCTGGTGGTGACGCTCGGCGGGCTTGCCGTCGAGTACCTGCTCCTCACGGCCGAGTTCATCGCCTGGGTGCAGGTCTTGATCTATCTCGGTTCCGTCGTCGTCCTCCTCCTCTTCGGTCTGATGCTCACCAAGGCGCCCATCGGCCGGTCCCCGGACGCCGACTCAGGCAACCGCCTCGTCGCCCTCGGTGTCGCCCTGACCGCGGCGGTCGCGCTGGTCTGGGTCGTCGTCGATGCGTTCCGCGCCACCTGGATCGATCTGGACGGGCCCCCGCAGGGGACGACTGCCGTGACCGGCTCGATCCTCTTCCGCCACTGGGTACTGCCCTTCGAAGCACTTTCGGTGCTTCTCCTCGCCGCGCTCATCGGTGCGATCGTCCTCTCGCGCAAGCGGGACCAGGAGCCCACCCCGAAGAGTCCCGCCCGGCCCCGTACGGGCCCTGCGGGCAACCCAGCCAGGTCGGCCGGCAGGGCCAAGGCGGCCACACCGAACACCGGCTCGAACGCCTCCGGCGCCCCCGGCACCACCACGGCAGCCGACCGGCCCGCAGGCCCCGTCTCCGCCGCACAGTCAGCTACCGCTCCGGGCCCGTCGGTCGATGCCGCGGGTCAGGGCACCGCCGCGAACCCGGATGCAGGCCCCGCTTCGCGCACCACCGGCACCCCCGCGCAGCCCGACAGCGCACCCGCGAAGGCACCCGAGGGAGAGAGCTGA